The genomic DNA CGGGTCGCCGTCGACGACCTGGCCACCCTGATGACGGTCGCCAACGGGTACGCGCTGGAGCTGCACGTCCCGCAGTGGACGGCCGACAGCGGCCCTGACCACCACGACCGCCTGGTGGTCGACCTGGACCCCGGGCCGGGCACGGACCTCACCGACTGCTGCCGGGTGGCGCTGGTGATCCGCGAGCTGCTGGCCGCCGACGGGCTGACCGCCCACCCGAAGACCTCGGGGGCGAAGGGGCTGCACCTGTACGCCGCGCTGCGGCCGGCGCCCGCGCGGGAGGTCGGCGCGTACGCGAAGGCGCTCGCCGAGCGGCTGGCCCGGGAGCTGCCGGGGCTGGTGGTGGCGCGGATGGCCAAGGCCCTGCGGCGGGAGCGGGTCCTCGTGGACTGGTCGCAGAACGCCACCGCCAAGACCACCGCCGCGCCCTACACCCTGCGCGCCACCGCCGTGCCGGGCGTCTCGACCCCGCTCTCCTGGGCGGAGGTGGAGGGCTGCGAGTCGCCCGAGCAGCTGGCCTTCACCCCGGACCGGGTCCTGGAGCGCGTCGCCGACCGGGGCGACCTGCTCGCCGGCCTCCTCACGGACGCCGGCGAGCTCCCGCGGGGCTAGATCCGCGGGCTCACGGTGCGATCTCGAACGCGGGCGGCTCCAGGCAGGCCAGGCACGCGAGGTCCGGCGCGGTCGGGGTGTCGAAGAACGACCGGGTGACGGACTGCGCGCAGGGCGAGTCGGCGAAGACCACGTGCGCGACGTACGGGACGGTGACGACCGTCGACCGGCTCAGGGTGCGGGCGGCGTACGGGCCGCTGCTCGGCGCGGTCTGCGAGTCGAAGCCGCCCGACAGGACGAGGGTGGGGATGTCGCTGACCGTCACGTCGCGGACCGAGCCCGGGGCCGCGGGGACGTCCCAGGCGCGGCAGTCGTCGTGCAGCCAGGCCAGCCCGGGGGCCTGCGCCTGCACCGACGCGGGGAAGGAGGGGAAGGCCTGCTGCCCGGCCCGGAGCACGTCGGCCTCGGTCTCGAACGGCGTCCACTCGCTGCAGAACACGCCGTAGGCGAGGCCGTGCGAGAGCCGCCCCACGGCCTGCGGGGCGAGCTTGCCGCCCGCCCACTGCTCGGCGATCCGCTGCGGGTTGCCGTGCGCCAGCTCGTCGAGCGAGCGGGGCACCCCGGCCGCCAGGTGGCTGGCGAAGGTCAGCCAGTTCACCAGGACTCCGCCGTCCAGCACGACCTCCACCGGGTCCGGGTGGCCCGGGACGGCGACCTCGGTGGTGACCGGGTGGGCCTCCAGCTCGACGACGAGCCGCTCGAAGGTGCCCTTGAGGTCCGGGTAGCGGCCGTCGCACTCGGGCTGCGCCGCGCAGGCCGCGAAGATGCCGTCGAAGCCCTCGCGGGCGGCCTTCCAGGTGACCGCGCCGCTCGCCAGCGAGGGCGGCAGGACGCCGTCGATGCCGACCGAGCGCAGGCCCTCCGGGTGCAGGCGCTGGTAGAGCAGCGCCAGGTCGGTGCCGTAGGAGATGCCGAAGACGTTCCACTCCCGGATGCCGAGCGCGCGGCGCAGGTCGGCGTAGTCGGCGGCGCTCTCGGTGCTGTTGTACGCGCCGAGGTCGGCGCCCAGGCCGGTCAGCCGGTCGCGGCAGGCGCGGGTGGCCTCGACGTGCAGGGCGCCGGTGGAGGGCGCGCCCCAGACGAGGTTCAGCGCGCGGGCGTTGAACGCGTCGATGTTCGGGCAGGTGAGCGCGGGGTCGGCCGAGTAGGTGCCGCGCTGGGACATGAAGATCAGGTCCCGGTCGCGGTTCAGGCCGCCGGCCAGCGCCAGCCCGATCTCGGAGTTGGCGTCGTCGCCGGGGCCGCCGGCGAGCCACACGATCGGGTCGGGTGCGGGCCGGTGGGCCTCGGCGGGCACCACCGCGACGGCGAGGGCGATCGTCCGTCCGGTGGGCCGGGAGCGGTCCTCGGGCACGGTGAGGGTTCCGCAGCGGGCGTCGTCGAGCCCGGGGGTGGGGTCGGCGGTCCGCGGGCAGGGGCCCGGTTCGTAGTGGGCGTGCCCCCAGGTGCCGGCGGCGGTGCCGAGCGGCTCCGGGGCGCCGCCCCGGGCGTGGGCGGGCAGGGCGGCGAGGCCGGCCAGCAGGGCGCCGGCGGCGGCGCCGGCCAGGGCGGTCCGCAGCCGGCGGGCGGTGCGGCGGTGGCGGGGAGGGCGGATGGTCACGGGACGGCCTCCGGCTCGGGGGTGATGGTGAACGGGGCGGGCTCGAGGCCGGCCGCGCAGCGGGTGTCGGGCGCGGCCGGGTCGGCGAGGAAGGAGACCAGGACGTCCGCCGCGCAGCACGACTGGGGGACCACCCAGTGGCCGATCCCGGGGATCCGCACGACCGTCGAGCGGGACAGCGTCCGGGCCGCGTACGCGCCCCAACTGGCCCCGGTCTTCGCGTCGAAGGTGCCGGAGAGGACGAGCGCCGGCAGGTCGCTGACGGTGGGCACCCGCTGGGCGGCGGTGCGGTCGGGCACGTCCCACACGTCGCACACGTCGTACTGGAAGGGCAGCTGCGGCGCCTGCGCCAGGACGGAGTCCGGCCATCCGGGGAAGGCCCGCCGCCCGGCGGCCAGCACCTCGTCCGCCGCGTGGCCCGGCACCCACTCGCCGCAGGCGACCGACTCCTTCAGCCCCTGGGCGAACTCGCCGACGACCGGCGTCGCGCCGGCGGCGCGGGCCCGGGCGAAGCGTTCCGGATTCCCGTGCGCCAGCTCGTCGATCGCCGCGGGGAGGTCCGCGAACGGGACGGCCTTGGCGACCAGCAGGTCCACCAGCGCGCCGCCGTCGAGGACGACCCGCACCGGGTCGCCCCCGGCCGGCGGCTGCACCGTCAGCGTCAGGGGGTCCGCCTCCAGCCGTCCGACCTGCTCGGTCAGCGTCCGCTCCAGGCCCGGGTAGCGCTCGGCGCAGGCGGGCTGGGCCTCGCAGGCCGCGAACACCGCGTCCAGCCCCTCGCGGGCGCTGTCCCAGGTCCACGGCAGGGTGATGACCTGCGGAGGGGCGACCGAGTCGATCGCCACCGACCGGATCCCCCCGGGGTGCCGGCGCAGGTGGGTGAGGGCCAGGTCGGTGCCGTAGGAGTAGCCGTAGACGTGCCACCGCCCCACGCCCAGGGCCTCGCGCAGGTCGGCGAAGTCGGCGGCGTTCTCGAAGGTGTTGTACGCGCCCAGGTCGACGCCGTCGGCCGTCAGGCGGTCCCGGCACTCCTGCGTGGCCCGTACCAGGAGCCGACCGGTCGAGGGCGTGCCGTAGCGCAGGCCGACCGCGGCCGCGTTGAACCGGTCGACCTCCGGGCAGGCCAGGTTCGGCTCCGAGTGGAGCGTCCCGCGCTGCGCCATGACGATCAGTTCGCGGTCCCGGTTCACCCCGGAGCCGATCAGGAACGGGATGGACCCGAACGCGTCGCCGCCCGGGCCGCCCTCCATGAACACCACCGGGTCCGGGTCCGGCTCCGAGGACGCGGCCGGGACGATCGCGACGGCCAGCCGGATCGTCCGCCCGCCGGGGTGCTCACGGCTCTCCGGCACCTCCAGGAAGCCGCAGCGCCCCGGCACCGGCTCCGGCGTCGGCGGGCAGGGGCCGGGCACGAACCGTGCCGGGTGCCCCGACCCGCCGCCGTGCCCCGCCGGCGCCGCGGCCGGGGCCGGACCCGCCGCGCCCAGCAGCACCAGGGCGCCCGCGAGGACCGCCGCCCCGGCGGGCGCACCCCGGGGGCGCCTGCGCGCGTACCGGTGCTGTGCCCACCGCCGTACCGACCTGCCGGCCGCGCGAACGCGCGGCGGGCAACTCTGCTGCCTGCCCTGCTCCACCATGTGGTTCCGTCTCTCCGACGCCCCGTCCGCCCCCGATCGGGGGACGCCGCGTGGATGTGCCCGCCGCCTGGTGCGCGCGGGCCATGGCCAGCGTGCGGGGACGGACGGACGGACACCACCGGTGGACTCCACTTGGAGCAGGCCGGGCCGACGCGGAGTCAGGAGCGGCGCCGGGACCGGGAGCCCGACCGGAGCGGTGCGGCCGGGCTCAGGCGGGTTCGGCGATGAGGGCGGTGGCGATGCGGCGGAAGCCGGCGGAGGCGTAGACCCGGGCCACCGCCTCGTCGCTCGCGGTGAGGAAGACCGTGGTGGCGCCCTTGGCACGGGCGTCCGCGGCCAGGCGGGCGGTCAGGGCGCGGCCGACCCCGCGGCGGCGGGCGACGGGGAGGGTGCCGATGCCGACGAGCTCGCTGACCTCGCCGACCCACTGGTGCTGGCCGGAGCCGAGCAGCGCGCCGTCCGCCGCCAGGGCCACCGCGACCGCGGACAGCCCGGCCTCGATCCGCCCGGTCAGCCGCTGCGCCGTACCGTCGGCCTCCGCCGCCTCGACCGCCGCGGCGAGCTCGCCCGCACCGGCCGACCCGATCGCCGTGCCGGGCTCGCCGAACGCGAGGTGCGCCACCGCCATCGAGGCGGCCAGCAGCGGGTCCCCGCCGGGGAGCAGCCGGACCTCGACACCGTCCGGGCCGTCCTCGGCGGCCGGCACCGTGTCGGTGTCGAGGACCATCAGCGGGTGCTCGTTCACCCTGAGGCCGCTCTCCTCCACGGCGGCGCGCAGCGCGGGGGCGGTCTCGGCGGTCCACTCGAAGGCCTCGGGCACGCCGAGCTCGCGCTGCCTGGTGCGCACCCGGTCGACGTCGGCGGCGGTGACGCCGGCGCTCGCGCCGAGCGCGGGCCGGGCGTAGTACGGCCAGCCGGCGCCCTCGCGGACGAAGAGGCTGAGCGGGCCGAAGTCCTCGGCCCGGGCGCCGGAGCGCGGGACGGCGTCGTAGAAGCGCTCGATCCGTTCGAGCAGGGCGGCGTTCGGGGCATCAGGGGAAATGATCACGGAGCATCCAAGCACCGCCGCCGCACGGCCGCATCCGATTTTCCCGCTCCGGCCGCCTCAGCCGGCGTCGACGGTGAAGTCGCCCGGCCCGGGGTTGGGCTCGGCGAGGATGTCGCCGGTCGCCAGGCGGGCCCGGAGGGTGAGCCCGGAGCCGGGGTGCAGGCCGCCGGTGAGGCGGCGCGGGATGCCGAGCTGCACCGTGCGGCCCACGTACTGGGAGAGCAGGTCGGCGCGCCCGGACACCGGCTCGGCGGACAGCACCTCGGCGGAGGCGAGGTCCCAGTCGCCCAGGCGCGGGTGCGGGCCGAGGGAGGCGACCCGCACGTGCAGGGTGGTGAGGTTCTCGACCGGCGCGACCACTGTGCTTCAGACCTCCGTCCGTACGGCCGGGCCCGTGCGGGCGGCGGCCAGCAGTTCGACCAGGGCCGCCGCGATCGGCAGCCCGGTGTGCGACTCGTAGTAACTGTAGGCGGGCATCGGGTTGACCTCGAAGCACACCCATCCGCCGTCCGGCCGCACCCGCAGGTCGATCCCGGCGAGCGGCAGCCCGAGCGCCGCCGCCAGCGCGACCGCCCGCCGCGCGACCCCGGCCGGCAGCCGGTACGGCGCCAGCTCGGCGCTCAGCCCGTCCCGCTGCGCGTAGCGGTAGTCGATGGCGGGGGAGTCCACCGAGGCGGCGAAGACCCGCTCGCCGACCACGTGGACCCGGACGTCCCGCCCCGGCACGTACGCCTGGAACTGGGTCGGCAGGGCCCGCAGCAGCGGCAGCCGCGCCTCGTCGGCGGGCTGCAACTCCCGGACGACGGACCGGATCCCGCTCACCGACTTGTACACCACCCGGCCGTGCTGCCGGCGGAACTCCAGCACCTCCTCCGGGTCGTCGCTGACCAGGGTGTCCGGGACGGCGAAGCCCGTCCGGGCGATCAGCTGCGCCTGGTACGGCTTGGAGGAGTTGGACTCCATCGCCCGGGGCCGGTTGACCACGAAGGCGTCGGCGCCGTCCAGCCAGTCGGTGAACCAGCGGTGGAAGGCGGCGGCCCGGGCCCGGGCCGACGCGTCGTCCCGGGGGAGCGGCGGCTCCAGCGGCCGCGCGTACACCGCGGTGATCCCCGCCAGCGGCAACTCCCGCCCCTCGGCGGCGAGTCGGGCGTCCAGGCCGGGGCCGCAGACCAGGTCGTAGCGGGCCAGGCGGGTCTGGTCGACCAGCAGGTGGTCGAGCCCGCCCGCGCGGGCGGCGGTGACCGCGCGGGCGAGCGGTTCGTCGTCGGGGCAGCCGTAGAAGAGCAGCACTCAGACCTCGCCCGCGAGTTCGGCCAGCGCCCGGACGACGGCGGCGCGCTGGGCCGGCAGGTCCAGCGGCGGGCAGGTGTCGACGTCCGTCAACCGACCACCGGCGAACCGGAGTTCGAGCAGACCGGTGCCGAGCGCGGCGCCCAGCTCCCGGGTCTGCGGGCCGTAGCGGGCGGCGAGCGGCCCGACCAGGCCGGCCCCGCAGAGCAGCAGCCGTCCGTCCGGATCGGGTCGCAGCGCGGACCGCAGGTCGGCCGGGACGGGCGCCGCGGCGCCGCCCGGCCAGGCCAGGTGCGGCAGCAGGCGCTCGGCGGGACCGGGCCGGCCCAGCAGCCCGGCCCGGGTCGCGCCGCCGCGCCGCGCCACCGGCAGCCCGCAGCGCGCCGCGTCGGCGAGCGCGGCCTCCGGCGAGGCCGCGCCCTGGACGGTGCCGTACGCGCTGACCGTGCCGAGCACCCGCCCGCCGAGCGAGAGCAGCCAACTCGCCAGCAGGGCGAGGATCTCGGTGCGCGCGTAGTCCCGGTCCTTGGCACCGGCCCGGGCCAGGCCCGGGACCGGCAGGTGGGTGAGGCGGTGCAGGACGGCGCCGGGCTCGGCGGAGTCCAGGACCGTCCCGTCGGGCAGCGAGATCCGGGTGCGGGCCCGGCCGTCCGGGCCGACCCGGTGGCTCCACCGCGCCCGGGCGAGCCGGGCCGGGGTGAGCCGGTGCACGCGGTCGCCGCCGAGGCGGGCCGCGAGCGCGCCGGCGACCGCCTCGGCACCCGCGTCCCCGGGCCCGGCCAGGACGGCGACCGCGCCGGTCACTGCGGCGGCAGGGTGTCGAAGGCGCGCTTGGCGTGGGCGTCGCCCTCCGCCATCGCCCGGCGCAGCTCGGCCGTGCCGTCGTCGTACGCCGGGCCGCCGGCCAGGTCCGGGCGGAGCGAGGAGCCGATGAACGGTTCACCGCCGCCCGTGCCGCCGTCGCCGGCCTCGCCGCCGCTCCCGCCGCCGTCCGGGCCGTACTGGCCGGCCAGGACCTCCTCGACCGCCTCCAGCCGGGCCTGCAGATCGGCCAGGGCGGCGGCCACCGAGTCCTCGCCGGCCGCGCCGACCGGCGGCCGGCCCGGCCGGTCGAAGGGCTTGGTCTCGGTGCGGTCCTTGATGTCCTTGCGCTCCTTGAACGGCTCCTTCAGCTCCTTGCGGAGTTCCTTGCGCACCTCCTTGAGGTCCTTCAAGCCGTCCTTGCGCTCCTTGGCGGCGTCCTTCAGCTCCTTGCCGCCGTCCTTGAACTCCTTCGCCAGCGGCTTGCCGCAGGAGACCGAGACGGTCGCCGTCATGGTCAGGCCCGGCGCGGAGATCGCGGAGAGCGACACGCAGGTGTCGGCGCCCGCGTAGGACTTGGTGCTCGGCGTGGTGGAGCCGCTGATCGCGGTGTTGCCGGCGCTGCCCGGGTACGGGTCCCCGCCGTCGCCGCGGTTGCCGGCGAGCTCCAGGTCGCGCCGGGCGTCCGCCTGCAGCAGGCCCACCTTGTAGTGGTTCTCGTCGCTGTTGGTCGGCTTGGCGTCGTCGATGTGCCAGACCAGCAGGCCCGAGCCGGGCAGCGACTGGTCGTAGCCGGTCTGCTGCCGGTTCTCCACCAGGAAGTACTCGCTGCCCCCGCCGCCGTCCTTCCACAGCCGGTGCACGGCGTGGCTGGACTTCACGTCCTCGAACGACACCGTCCCGCCGCTGGTCACCACGGTCGCCGAGGCCCAGCCCTGGTTCACCTTGCACCACGCGGACGGGTGCACCGGGATGTCGCCGCCCCCGCCCCACGAACCCGCGCCCATCAGGCACCAGTTGCCGACGCCCTCCGAGGTGCCGTCGATGTCGTACAGGTCGGGGAAGCCGAACAGCAGGTGCCCCAGCTCGTGCGCGCAGACGCCGATCCTGGCGTCCTCCGGGATGGTCAGGTAGGCGAAGATCTTGGTGCCGTCCGCGTTCAGCTCCGCCGGCAGCGTCCACTTGTGCGACCAGATGTCGCCCGAGTCGCCGCTCGCCTCGCCGCCCGACCCGGCGTGCACCACGATGAACGCGTCCACGTAGCCGTTGCCGTCGTTGTCGTACGGGCCGAAGTCCACGGCCGGGTCCGCCGCCTGCGCCGCGTCCCTGGCCATCACGTTGGCCCGCGCCTCGCCGGTCGGCCGGCCGATGCCGAAGTTGCCGTTGGCGTACCAGGCGAGGGTCTGCGGCAGCCGCAGCGGGCCGACCACCTCGCCGACGATGTCCACCAGGCCGTGCGTCACCTCGCGGTAGTACTCCCGGACGCTGCCGTGCGGCAGCGTCCCGAGCGAGAAGAACAGCTCCTCGAAGTGCTCCCGGGTCGCCGTCATCGCCCGGTCCGAGAAGTCCGCCAGCACCACGACCACCCGCACCGTGCCGCGCAGCGGAGCCCGCTCCGCCGC from Kitasatospora terrestris includes the following:
- the ligD gene encoding non-homologous end-joining DNA ligase: MPERQVTEVDGRRLVLSHLDKVLWPATGWTKGEALYYYAQVAPVMLPHLRGRPAAFLRFPQGIGEEGFFAKNPPPGLPAWVRTVTAPSREGPKERVAVDDLATLMTVANGYALELHVPQWTADSGPDHHDRLVVDLDPGPGTDLTDCCRVALVIRELLAADGLTAHPKTSGAKGLHLYAALRPAPAREVGAYAKALAERLARELPGLVVARMAKALRRERVLVDWSQNATAKTTAAPYTLRATAVPGVSTPLSWAEVEGCESPEQLAFTPDRVLERVADRGDLLAGLLTDAGELPRG
- a CDS encoding GNAT family N-acetyltransferase; translation: MIISPDAPNAALLERIERFYDAVPRSGARAEDFGPLSLFVREGAGWPYYARPALGASAGVTAADVDRVRTRQRELGVPEAFEWTAETAPALRAAVEESGLRVNEHPLMVLDTDTVPAAEDGPDGVEVRLLPGGDPLLAASMAVAHLAFGEPGTAIGSAGAGELAAAVEAAEADGTAQRLTGRIEAGLSAVAVALAADGALLGSGQHQWVGEVSELVGIGTLPVARRRGVGRALTARLAADARAKGATTVFLTASDEAVARVYASAGFRRIATALIAEPA
- a CDS encoding alpha/beta fold hydrolase — translated: MTIRPPRHRRTARRLRTALAGAAAGALLAGLAALPAHARGGAPEPLGTAAGTWGHAHYEPGPCPRTADPTPGLDDARCGTLTVPEDRSRPTGRTIALAVAVVPAEAHRPAPDPIVWLAGGPGDDANSEIGLALAGGLNRDRDLIFMSQRGTYSADPALTCPNIDAFNARALNLVWGAPSTGALHVEATRACRDRLTGLGADLGAYNSTESAADYADLRRALGIREWNVFGISYGTDLALLYQRLHPEGLRSVGIDGVLPPSLASGAVTWKAAREGFDGIFAACAAQPECDGRYPDLKGTFERLVVELEAHPVTTEVAVPGHPDPVEVVLDGGVLVNWLTFASHLAAGVPRSLDELAHGNPQRIAEQWAGGKLAPQAVGRLSHGLAYGVFCSEWTPFETEADVLRAGQQAFPSFPASVQAQAPGLAWLHDDCRAWDVPAAPGSVRDVTVSDIPTLVLSGGFDSQTAPSSGPYAARTLSRSTVVTVPYVAHVVFADSPCAQSVTRSFFDTPTAPDLACLACLEPPAFEIAP
- a CDS encoding alpha-L-glutamate ligase, with product MLLFYGCPDDEPLARAVTAARAGGLDHLLVDQTRLARYDLVCGPGLDARLAAEGRELPLAGITAVYARPLEPPLPRDDASARARAAAFHRWFTDWLDGADAFVVNRPRAMESNSSKPYQAQLIARTGFAVPDTLVSDDPEEVLEFRRQHGRVVYKSVSGIRSVVRELQPADEARLPLLRALPTQFQAYVPGRDVRVHVVGERVFAASVDSPAIDYRYAQRDGLSAELAPYRLPAGVARRAVALAAALGLPLAGIDLRVRPDGGWVCFEVNPMPAYSYYESHTGLPIAAALVELLAAARTGPAVRTEV
- a CDS encoding M6 family metalloprotease domain-containing protein; this encodes MPEHVSQHHTAVRAVRSDFCAVAPSPELRQKLQEQLARARSGADELASQLGVSRGPRQLGFDDGTIFPPDEFPLGTPYATIQAAAAERAPLRGTVRVVVVLADFSDRAMTATREHFEELFFSLGTLPHGSVREYYREVTHGLVDIVGEVVGPLRLPQTLAWYANGNFGIGRPTGEARANVMARDAAQAADPAVDFGPYDNDGNGYVDAFIVVHAGSGGEASGDSGDIWSHKWTLPAELNADGTKIFAYLTIPEDARIGVCAHELGHLLFGFPDLYDIDGTSEGVGNWCLMGAGSWGGGGDIPVHPSAWCKVNQGWASATVVTSGGTVSFEDVKSSHAVHRLWKDGGGGSEYFLVENRQQTGYDQSLPGSGLLVWHIDDAKPTNSDENHYKVGLLQADARRDLELAGNRGDGGDPYPGSAGNTAISGSTTPSTKSYAGADTCVSLSAISAPGLTMTATVSVSCGKPLAKEFKDGGKELKDAAKERKDGLKDLKEVRKELRKELKEPFKERKDIKDRTETKPFDRPGRPPVGAAGEDSVAAALADLQARLEAVEEVLAGQYGPDGGGSGGEAGDGGTGGGEPFIGSSLRPDLAGGPAYDDGTAELRRAMAEGDAHAKRAFDTLPPQ
- a CDS encoding alpha/beta fold hydrolase, producing MEGGPGGDAFGSIPFLIGSGVNRDRELIVMAQRGTLHSEPNLACPEVDRFNAAAVGLRYGTPSTGRLLVRATQECRDRLTADGVDLGAYNTFENAADFADLREALGVGRWHVYGYSYGTDLALTHLRRHPGGIRSVAIDSVAPPQVITLPWTWDSAREGLDAVFAACEAQPACAERYPGLERTLTEQVGRLEADPLTLTVQPPAGGDPVRVVLDGGALVDLLVAKAVPFADLPAAIDELAHGNPERFARARAAGATPVVGEFAQGLKESVACGEWVPGHAADEVLAAGRRAFPGWPDSVLAQAPQLPFQYDVCDVWDVPDRTAAQRVPTVSDLPALVLSGTFDAKTGASWGAYAARTLSRSTVVRIPGIGHWVVPQSCCAADVLVSFLADPAAPDTRCAAGLEPAPFTITPEPEAVP